A window from Prosthecobacter sp. encodes these proteins:
- a CDS encoding MFS transporter, translating to MNTQDSNTQQSRLWLAVAGGFLAWLFAGVQMAIMPVAARAASRELLSGAFSEHEAGSWFAWYTVAFLLGGALGGGLFGMMGDRFGRVRGLGWSVLCYSLFAGAGAFAHSQPELLVIRFLASLGIGGVWPNCMSLAAESYPNASRPMLAGVLGCASNVGVALMGAFGLMHPINAESWREVMMWSALPGVFGLLILALVPESARWLQSRGAAKASVTPVPPVGIFRPPLLRSTLAGIALGTVPLLGAWGAGKWLFPWTDSYSAQLGDGFKGTAQFLWGAGASIGSFFGGYLARMMGRRASYAAISFASFVVNWSIFRFMTPESSGFLGMVFLLGVVSTAFFGWLPLFLPELFPTSARATGSGVCYNFGRILSAAGVLGAGAMMQAFGDYSRVGMAVSFIYAIGVVIALLAPKDKTSVLKD from the coding sequence ATGAATACTCAAGACTCTAACACGCAGCAGTCGCGTCTCTGGCTCGCCGTGGCGGGCGGTTTTCTCGCGTGGCTGTTTGCCGGGGTGCAGATGGCGATCATGCCCGTCGCCGCTCGTGCCGCATCGCGTGAATTACTCAGTGGTGCGTTCAGCGAGCACGAGGCAGGATCGTGGTTCGCGTGGTACACCGTTGCGTTCCTGCTTGGCGGAGCACTCGGCGGCGGGCTGTTCGGCATGATGGGCGACCGTTTTGGCCGTGTGCGCGGGCTGGGCTGGAGTGTGTTGTGTTACTCGCTGTTCGCGGGGGCGGGCGCTTTTGCGCACTCGCAGCCTGAATTGCTCGTCATCCGATTTCTCGCCAGTCTCGGCATCGGCGGCGTGTGGCCGAACTGTATGTCGCTCGCCGCCGAGTCGTATCCAAACGCCTCGCGCCCGATGCTCGCGGGCGTGTTGGGCTGCGCATCGAATGTCGGCGTGGCGTTGATGGGCGCGTTTGGCCTGATGCATCCCATCAACGCCGAATCCTGGCGCGAAGTGATGATGTGGAGCGCGTTGCCGGGCGTGTTCGGATTGCTCATTCTCGCGCTGGTGCCGGAATCTGCGCGCTGGTTGCAAAGCCGTGGCGCAGCCAAAGCCAGCGTGACGCCCGTGCCACCGGTGGGAATTTTTCGTCCGCCGTTGCTGCGAAGCACACTGGCGGGCATCGCGCTCGGCACGGTGCCGCTGCTCGGTGCGTGGGGCGCGGGGAAATGGCTGTTTCCGTGGACGGATTCGTATAGCGCGCAGCTCGGCGACGGCTTCAAAGGCACCGCGCAATTTCTCTGGGGCGCTGGCGCTTCGATCGGCAGCTTTTTCGGCGGCTACCTGGCGCGGATGATGGGCCGCCGCGCCTCGTATGCGGCGATCAGCTTCGCCTCGTTCGTGGTGAACTGGAGCATCTTCCGGTTCATGACACCCGAGTCATCGGGCTTTCTGGGCATGGTTTTCCTGCTGGGTGTGGTGTCCACCGCGTTCTTCGGCTGGCTGCCGCTGTTCCTGCCGGAGCTGTTCCCCACTTCTGCCCGTGCCACCGGCTCCGGCGTCTGCTACAACTTCGGCCGCATCCTCTCCGCCGCCGGTGTGCTCGGCGCCGGAGCCATGATGCAGGCCTTCGGCGACTATTCGCGCGTCGGCATGGCCGTGAGTTTTATCTATGCCATCGGGGTCGTAATCGCGCTGCTGGCGCCCAAGGACAAGACATCGGTGCTCAAGGACTGA
- a CDS encoding LamG-like jellyroll fold domain-containing protein yields MSQKTFLTHFCLLILSAYSACSVGHLSAADIFDKSNLAAWCIVPFDAAKRTPEARAEMVAKMGLKKVAYDWRAEHVAEFEREILAYQKHGIEMFAFWGMHDEAFRLFEKYKLHPQIWIMMKGAGETQEAQIKSAAEGLLPILEKAKKIGSQVGIYNHGGWGGEPENMVAVCDYLKKNHAADNIGIIYNLHHGHSHLDRLPKAIEAMKPHLLCLNLNGMDIDGEAKGRKILPLGVGTEDVKVLRILRASGYSGPIGILNHTNEDAEGRLLDNLDGLKWLIPQLDDAPPAAKPKYRTWDAAKVQAAAAPAITAKLTVIGQGVPSLSKEFGDALKGSYFQLDNEPFRTLPLTIECRAKLTGKERFNILVASDAKSSATHWELYTHAKRGTLALYMPGRGGDFDSQVNVCDGEWHNLLASIDEQNVTLWIDGKQVLEKPVQPLQGTPKAGGIAFGSLVDHSIGCDGLIDDARISRGVMKPRKGDSPRLRMDNTLGLWDFDDLHALLPPPAPTPAEFKPDLPPLNKDDNQHWREFVNRERTFDYYGKQALKFMNQTLPELIPAFPGMDGGQQGHWGNQNDQVTWKDGRFAASDLGSVFSTVFKGAGLTIPKAVCVRFDDKAAVFDPETLSFPVVWSGGFVKLNDNRHGFMGGGTMDGKVESKDERKHLGSYRGFYRFGKEVIFEYVLDGQKQTSHSSKPEHFLDVFKACGPAQWPQWIETKGELGTQTPFATDRITIPFENPYGTLFFITAHDFFSDGTAAIATMTGEVWLVKGIDEKLEKVRWKRFATGLHQPLGMKVVKDKLYVLGRDQITCLHDLNGDDEADFYECITNAMTTSPGGHDFIVGLETDAQGRWYFASGNQGVCRIDVEQAFQPVQGSQARKPTLHVLATGFRNPNGLGLSPDGRFITTSVQEGDWTPATSLCQIELGKNEGSHFGAGGPKNNQPPEPVLMYMPRGEDNSASSQAFISGDKWASLKGDGNLIHLSSGGGSAWLVMRQNVQGRWQGAAVKISGNFDSGPQAARFNPNDGHLYVNGMQGWGSYTPKDGCFQRVRFTGGDKPVPIGFEARDNGVIVRFNQPVKDADATTCFAQCWNYRYSAAYGSPEYSVKYADTPGHDPLEIRSVQKLDGGKTLFLEIPQIVTASQIHLRVSTGHDIFLTAHALAEPFTDFPGYAKIAKTNHAAQIGMTAPVASKPNPWAKGEGGREIVVEAALGLQYVQKQLTAKAGEKISLVFKNPDVVPHNWMLAKPGTLQSIGNLANLMISDPQGLARHYVPESKDVLVYTDMVNSKESFTIHFTVPKEKGDYPYLCTFPGHWMVMNGVLRVSP; encoded by the coding sequence ATGTCCCAAAAAACCTTCCTCACTCACTTCTGCCTTCTGATCCTTTCCGCGTATTCCGCGTGTTCCGTAGGCCATCTCTCTGCCGCCGACATCTTCGACAAATCCAACCTCGCCGCGTGGTGCATCGTGCCTTTTGACGCTGCGAAGCGCACCCCCGAAGCCCGTGCGGAGATGGTGGCGAAGATGGGCCTCAAAAAAGTCGCCTACGATTGGCGCGCAGAGCATGTGGCGGAATTCGAACGCGAGATCCTCGCCTATCAAAAGCACGGCATCGAGATGTTCGCCTTCTGGGGCATGCATGACGAAGCGTTCCGACTCTTTGAGAAGTACAAGCTCCACCCTCAGATCTGGATCATGATGAAGGGTGCCGGCGAAACGCAGGAGGCGCAGATCAAATCCGCCGCCGAAGGTCTGCTGCCCATTTTGGAGAAGGCGAAGAAAATTGGCAGCCAGGTGGGCATCTACAACCACGGCGGCTGGGGCGGCGAGCCGGAGAACATGGTCGCCGTGTGCGACTACCTCAAAAAGAACCACGCCGCCGACAACATCGGCATCATCTACAACCTTCACCACGGTCACAGCCACCTCGACCGCCTGCCCAAAGCCATCGAGGCCATGAAGCCGCATCTCCTCTGCCTCAACCTCAACGGCATGGACATCGACGGCGAAGCCAAAGGCCGCAAAATCCTCCCGCTCGGCGTCGGCACCGAGGACGTGAAGGTGCTGCGCATCCTCCGCGCCAGCGGCTACAGCGGCCCCATCGGCATCCTCAATCACACCAACGAAGACGCCGAAGGTCGCCTGCTCGACAATCTCGACGGATTGAAGTGGCTCATCCCTCAGCTTGACGACGCACCGCCCGCCGCGAAGCCGAAGTATCGCACCTGGGATGCGGCGAAGGTCCAAGCCGCTGCCGCTCCCGCGATCACCGCCAAGCTTACCGTGATCGGCCAAGGCGTGCCGTCGTTAAGCAAAGAATTCGGCGATGCCTTGAAGGGCAGCTATTTCCAACTCGATAACGAACCCTTCCGCACGCTGCCACTCACCATCGAGTGCCGCGCCAAACTCACCGGCAAGGAGCGCTTCAACATCCTCGTCGCCTCCGACGCCAAATCATCGGCCACGCATTGGGAACTCTACACGCACGCGAAACGCGGCACGCTCGCACTCTACATGCCCGGACGCGGCGGCGACTTCGATTCGCAGGTCAATGTTTGCGACGGTGAGTGGCACAACCTGCTCGCCAGCATCGATGAACAAAACGTCACGCTGTGGATTGATGGCAAACAGGTGCTCGAAAAGCCCGTGCAGCCGCTCCAAGGCACGCCCAAGGCCGGCGGCATCGCCTTCGGCAGCCTCGTTGATCACTCGATCGGTTGCGATGGCCTCATCGACGACGCCCGCATCTCACGCGGTGTCATGAAGCCGCGCAAAGGCGACTCACCCCGCCTGCGCATGGACAACACCCTCGGCCTCTGGGACTTCGACGACCTCCACGCGCTCCTCCCACCGCCCGCGCCCACACCCGCCGAGTTCAAGCCCGACCTCCCGCCGCTCAACAAAGACGACAACCAGCACTGGCGTGAGTTCGTGAATCGCGAGCGCACCTTCGACTACTACGGCAAGCAGGCGTTGAAGTTCATGAATCAAACGCTGCCTGAACTCATCCCAGCCTTCCCCGGCATGGACGGCGGCCAGCAAGGCCACTGGGGCAATCAAAACGACCAGGTGACCTGGAAAGACGGCCGCTTTGCCGCCAGCGATCTCGGCAGTGTGTTTAGCACGGTTTTCAAAGGGGCGGGACTGACGATCCCGAAAGCGGTATGCGTTCGCTTCGATGACAAAGCAGCAGTTTTTGATCCTGAGACACTTTCATTTCCTGTCGTGTGGTCTGGTGGCTTCGTGAAGCTCAACGACAACCGCCACGGCTTCATGGGAGGCGGCACGATGGATGGGAAGGTGGAGTCTAAAGATGAACGCAAACATCTGGGCTCTTACCGTGGGTTCTACCGCTTTGGGAAGGAGGTCATCTTCGAGTATGTGCTTGATGGACAGAAGCAAACCTCCCATTCATCGAAGCCCGAACACTTCCTTGATGTATTCAAAGCATGCGGCCCTGCCCAATGGCCGCAATGGATCGAAACGAAAGGAGAACTCGGCACACAGACGCCCTTCGCCACGGATCGCATCACGATCCCGTTCGAGAATCCGTATGGCACTCTGTTTTTCATCACCGCGCATGATTTCTTCAGCGATGGCACCGCCGCTATCGCCACGATGACAGGCGAGGTCTGGCTGGTGAAAGGCATCGACGAGAAGCTGGAGAAAGTGCGCTGGAAACGCTTCGCCACCGGACTGCATCAGCCGCTGGGCATGAAGGTCGTGAAAGACAAGCTTTACGTCCTCGGTCGCGATCAGATCACCTGCCTGCACGACCTCAATGGCGATGATGAGGCCGACTTCTACGAGTGCATCACGAACGCGATGACCACCTCGCCGGGCGGGCATGATTTCATCGTGGGGCTCGAAACGGATGCTCAGGGGCGCTGGTATTTCGCGTCGGGGAATCAGGGCGTGTGTCGGATTGACGTAGAACAGGCTTTCCAGCCTGTTCAGGGATCGCAGGCTAGAAAGCCTACGCTACACGTCCTCGCCACCGGCTTCCGCAATCCAAACGGCCTCGGCCTCTCACCAGATGGCCGATTCATCACCACCAGCGTCCAAGAAGGCGATTGGACACCCGCGACGAGCCTCTGCCAGATCGAACTCGGTAAAAACGAAGGCTCTCACTTCGGCGCAGGCGGCCCGAAGAACAACCAGCCACCCGAACCGGTGCTCATGTACATGCCGCGTGGCGAGGACAACAGCGCGAGCAGCCAGGCCTTCATCTCCGGCGACAAATGGGCCTCACTCAAAGGCGATGGCAATTTGATCCACCTCTCCTCCGGCGGCGGCAGCGCGTGGCTGGTCATGCGGCAGAACGTCCAAGGCCGCTGGCAGGGCGCAGCGGTGAAGATCAGCGGCAACTTCGACTCCGGCCCACAAGCCGCGCGCTTCAATCCGAACGACGGTCATCTCTACGTGAACGGCATGCAGGGCTGGGGCAGCTACACGCCGAAGGACGGCTGCTTTCAGCGTGTGCGCTTCACTGGCGGCGATAAACCCGTGCCCATCGGTTTCGAGGCACGCGACAACGGCGTGATCGTCCGCTTCAACCAACCGGTGAAGGACGCCGATGCCACCACCTGCTTCGCCCAATGCTGGAACTACCGCTACAGCGCCGCGTATGGCTCGCCGGAGTATTCCGTGAAGTATGCCGACACGCCTGGCCACGACCCGCTGGAGATTCGCAGCGTGCAAAAGCTCGACGGTGGCAAAACGCTCTTCCTCGAAATCCCGCAAATCGTCACCGCCAGCCAGATCCACCTCCGCGTCAGCACCGGCCACGACATCTTCCTCACCGCTCATGCTTTGGCTGAGCCCTTCACCGACTTCCCCGGCTACGCCAAGATCGCGAAGACCAACCACGCCGCTCAAATCGGCATGACGGCTCCTGTTGCCAGCAAACCTAATCCTTGGGCGAAAGGTGAAGGTGGCCGTGAAATCGTCGTCGAAGCCGCGCTTGGCCTGCAATACGTGCAGAAGCAACTCACCGCGAAAGCCGGCGAAAAAATTAGCCTCGTCTTCAAAAATCCCGATGTCGTACCACACAACTGGATGCTCGCCAAACCCGGCACGCTGCAATCCATTGGCAACCTAGCCAATCTCATGATCAGCGATCCACAAGGTCTCGCACGGCATTACGTCCCCGAGTCCAAGGATGTGCTGGTCTATACTGACATGGTGAACTCGAAGGAGTCATTCACGATCCACTTCACTGTGCCGAAGGAGAAAGGCGACTACCCCTACCTCTGCACCTTCCCCGGCCACTGGATGGTGATGAACGGTGTTCTGCGCGTCAGTCCTTGA
- a CDS encoding GxxExxY protein has protein sequence MSNLIYPEESFRIRGACFEVYKQKGCGFTEPIYQECLEAELELQAIPFDAQQQFPLIYKGRRLKHTFIPDIVCFGKIILELKAVPKLTDEHRAQIINYLQATGMQLGLLINFGHYPKIEIERFLNSDGYCGPI, from the coding sequence ATGAGCAATCTGATCTACCCCGAAGAATCCTTTCGCATCCGCGGTGCCTGCTTTGAAGTCTATAAACAGAAAGGCTGCGGATTCACCGAGCCTATCTATCAGGAGTGCCTTGAAGCCGAACTGGAACTCCAGGCCATCCCGTTCGACGCCCAGCAACAGTTTCCGCTCATCTACAAGGGCCGTCGCCTCAAACACACCTTCATCCCTGATATTGTCTGCTTCGGCAAAATCATCCTCGAACTCAAAGCCGTGCCCAAGCTCACCGACGAGCACCGCGCCCAGATCATCAACTACCTCCAAGCCACTGGCATGCAACTCGGTCTGCTCATCAACTTCGGTCACTACCCCAAGATCGAAATCGAACGCTTCCTCAACTCCGACGGCTATTGCGGCCCGATTTGA